A window of the Lepus europaeus isolate LE1 chromosome 5, mLepTim1.pri, whole genome shotgun sequence genome harbors these coding sequences:
- the KIF17 gene encoding kinesin-like protein KIF17 isoform X1 — MASEAVKVVVRCRPMNQRERELSCQPVVTMDCARGQCFIQNPGAAAEPPKQFTFDGAYHTDHVTEQIYNEIAYPLVEGVTEGYNGTIFAYGQTGSGKSFTMQGLPEPPSQRGIIPRAFEHVFESVQCAENTKFLVRASYLEIYNEDVRDLLGANTKQKLELKEHPEKGVYVKGLSMHTVHSVAQCERVMETGWKNRSVGYTLMNKDSSRSHSIFTISIEIYAVDERGKDHLRAGKLNLVDLAGSERQSKTGATGERLKEATKINLSLSALGNVISALVDGRCRHIPYRDSKLTRLLQDSLGGNTKTLMVACLSPADNNYDESLSTLRYANRAKNIKNKPRINEDPKDALLREYQEEIKRLKAILAQQMGPAGQPALLSSQEPLNPVQGGEKLLPPPVTQRDVEAEKQLIREEYEQRLAQLKADYEAEQESRARLEEDITAMRNSYDMKLSTLEENLWKETEAVFKADVLYKAEVMCRAEFASQAELAPPFQYELAGRPEVFSVPYSLPAATGPEADSTTQFEELPKVEASKSETSFWSSESSAFDKASLYEVFPGPPEPPEPPEPPEPAHLALSAPGMESAGKFFPPEYLGPDTGPWPEDGDLREEEVLHMLPGLHDPFAEVEAKLARLSSSRARTDWPQPAPPEVPSQLPSPTDLSEPSDTSSGIEVADDLAPRAGADLALDMAAKVMSAAEPGAWVEAEPQVAVAAPASVRRASAGVEVAVLTDDLPPIVDQQQVLARLQLLEQQVVGGEQAKNKALKEKHRGRKRYADERRQQLVAALQSSEEDGGEWVLLHVYDSIQEEVRAKSKLLEKMQRKLRAAEVEIKDLQSEFELEKIDYLATIRRQERDSMFFRQLLEQVQPLIRRDCNYSNLERIRRESSWDEDNGFWKIPEPVILRTSLPVAVPTGPQNKAARKTSAADSGEADTEEDRYREMLSRSDSENIASNYFRSKRASQILSTDPRKSLTHHNSPPGLSSPLGNSSALPPAQVPEMPQPRPFRLESLDIPFAKAKRKKSKSSFGTEPL; from the exons ATGGCCTCGGAGGCGGTGAAGGTGGTGGTGCGCTGCCGCCCGATGAATCAGCGCGAGCGGGAGCTCAGCTGCCAGCCCGTGGTGACGATGGACTGCGCGCGCGGCCAGTGCTTCATCCAGAACCCGGGCGCCGCCGCCGAGCCCCCCAAGCAGTTCACCTTCGACGGCGCCTACCACACGGACCACGTCACCGAGCAGATCTACAACGAGATCGCCTACCCGCTGGTGGAG GGCGTCACGGAGGGCTACAACGGCACCATCTTCGCCTACGGCCAGACGGGCAGCGGGAAGTCGTTCACCATGCAGGGCCTGCCGGAGCCGCCCTCCCAGAGAGGCATCATCCCCAGGGCGTTTGAACACGTGTTTGAGAGTGTGCAG TGTGCGGAGAACACCAAGTTCCTGGTCCGGGCCTCCTACCTGGAAATCTACAATGAGGACGTCCGTGATCTGCTGGGGGCCAACACCAAGCAGAAGCTGGAG CTGAAGGAGCACCCGGAGAAGGGCGTGTACGTGAAGGGGCTGTCCATGCACACGGTGCACAGCGTGGCCCAGTGCGAGCGCGTCATGGAGACAGGCTGGAAGAACCGCTCGGTGGGCTACACCCTCATGAACAAGGACTCCTCACGCTCGCACTCCATCTTCACCATCAGCATTGAGATCTACGCCGTGG ACGAGCGGGGCAAGGACCACCTCCGGGCGGGCAAGCTGAACCTGGTGGACCTGGCAGGCAGCGAGCGGCAGTCCAAGACAGGCGCCACGGGGGAGCGGCTCAAGGAGGCCACCAAGATCAACCTGTCGCTGTCGGCGCTGGGCAACGTCATCTCGGCGCTGGTGGACGGCCGCTGCAGGCACATTCCCTACCGCGATTCGAAGCTCACCCGGCTGCTGCAGGACTCTCTGGGCGGCAACACCAAGACACTGATGGTGGCCTGCCTGTCGCCCGCCGACAACAATTACGATGAGTCCCTGAGCACACTGCGCTACGCCAACCGGGCCAAGAACATCAAGAACAAGCCGCGCATCAATGAGGACCCCAAGGACGCGCTCCTCCGCGAGTACCAGGAGGAGATCAAGAGACTGAAGGCCATCCTGGCCCAGCAGATGGGCCCCGCGGGCCAGCCAG ccctgctgtccAGCCAGGAGCCCCTAAACCCTGTGCAGGGCGGGGAGAAGCTGCTGCCCCCACCTGTGACCCAGCGTGACGTGGAGGCCGAGAAGCAGCTGATCCGGGAG GAGTATGAGCAGCGCCTGGCCCAGCTGAAGGCCGACTATGAGGCGGAGCAGGAGTCCCGGGCCCGGCTGGAGGAGGACATCACGGCCATGCGCAACTCGTACGACATGAAGCTGTCCACGCTGGAGGAGAACCTGTGGAAGGAGACAG AGGCCGTGTTCAAAGCAGACGTCCTCTACAAGGCGGAAGTCATGTGCAGGGCGGAGTTCGCCAGCCAGGCCGAGTTGGCGCCCCCTTTCCAGTACGAGCTGGCGGGGAGGCCCGAGGTGTTCTCGGTGCCCTACTCGCTGCCCGCCGCCACCGGCCCCGAGGCGGACAGCACCACCCAGTTCGAGGAGCTGCCCAAGGTGGAGGCTTCCAAGTCTGAGACGTCCTTCTGGTCCAGCGAGTCATCTGCCTTCGACAAGGCCTCCCTGTACGAGGTCTTCCCCGGGCCCCCCGAGCCCCCTGAGCCCCCCGAGCCCCCCGAGCCCGCCCACTTGGCGCTGTCTGCGCCTGGGATGGAGTCCGCGGGCAAGTTCTTCCCTCCCGAGTACCTGGGGCCGGACACTGGGCCCTGGCCCGAGGACGGCGACCTCCGGGAAGAGGAGGTCCTGCACATGCTGCCCGGCCTGCACGACCCGTTCGCTGAGGTGGAAGCCAAGCTGGCCCGGCTCTCCTCGTCCAGGGCCAGGACAGACTGGCCCCAGCCCGCCCCGCCGGAGGTCCCGTCGCAG ctcCCGTCTCCCACAGACCTGTCAGAGCCCAGTGACACCAGCTCAGGCATCGAGGTGGCTGATGACCTTGCTCCCAGGGCC GGGGCTGACCTGGCCCTGGACATGGCCGCCAAGGTGATGTCAGCAGCAGAGCCTGGAGCGTGGGTGGAGGCTGAGCCCCAGGTGGCTGTGGCGGCCCCAGCGAGCGTGAGGAGGGCGAGTGCGGGTGTGGAGGTGGCCGTGCTGACCGACGACCTGCCACCCATCGTGGACCAGCAACAGGTGCTCGCCCG gctgcagctgctggagcagcaggtggtgggcgGGGAGCAggccaagaacaaggccctgaaGGAGAAGCACAGGGGGCGGAAGCGCTACGCGGACGAGCGCCGGCAGCAGCTGGTGGCGGCGCTGCAGAGCTCGGAGGAGGACGGCGGGGAGTGGGTGCTGCTGCACGTCTACGACTCCATCCAGGAGGAAGTGAGGGCCAAGAGCAAGCTGCTGgagaagatgcagagaaag CTTCGGGCGGCGGAGGTGGAGATCAAAGACCTGCAGTCGGAGTTCGAGCTGGAGAAGATCGACTACTTGGCCACCATCCGGCGGCAGGAGCGCGACTCCATGTTCTTCCGGCAGCtgctggagcaggtgcagcccctcaTCCGCCGGGATTGCAACTACAGCAACCTGGAGCGGATCCGGCGCGAGTCCTCCTGGGACGAGGACAACGGCTTCTGGAAGATCCCGGAGCCCGTCATCCTGAGAACCAGCCTCCCAGTAG CAGTCCCCACTGGGCCCCAGAACAAAGCAGCCCGCAAAACATCCGCAGCAGACAGCGGCGAAGCAGACACG GAAGAAGACCGCTACAGGGAGATGCTCAGTCGGAGTGACAGTGAAAATATCGCCAGCAACTACTTCCGGTCCAAGCGGGCCAGCCAGATCCTCAGCACGGATCCCAGGAAGAGCCTCA CGCACCACAACTCGCCACCGGGCCTCAGCTCCCCCCTGGGCAACAGCTCTGCCCTCCCGCCTGCCCAGGTGCCTGAgatgccccagccccggcccttcCGCCTCGAGTCCTTGGACATCCCCTTCGCCAAGGCCAAGCGGAAGAAGAGCAAAAGCAGCTTTGGCACCGAGCCCCTGTGA
- the KIF17 gene encoding kinesin-like protein KIF17 isoform X2, which yields MASEAVKVVVRCRPMNQRERELSCQPVVTMDCARGQCFIQNPGAAAEPPKQFTFDGAYHTDHVTEQIYNEIAYPLVEGVTEGYNGTIFAYGQTGSGKSFTMQGLPEPPSQRGIIPRAFEHVFESVQCAENTKFLVRASYLEIYNEDVRDLLGANTKQKLELKEHPEKGVYVKGLSMHTVHSVAQCERVMETGWKNRSVGYTLMNKDSSRSHSIFTISIEIYAVDERGKDHLRAGKLNLVDLAGSERQSKTGATGERLKEATKINLSLSALGNVISALVDGRCRHIPYRDSKLTRLLQDSLGGNTKTLMVACLSPADNNYDESLSTLRYANRAKNIKNKPRINEDPKDALLREYQEEIKRLKAILAQQMGPAGQPALLSSQEPLNPVQGGEKLLPPPVTQRDVEAEKQLIREEYEQRLAQLKADYEAEQESRARLEEDITAMRNSYDMKLSTLEENLWKETEAVFKADVLYKAEVMCRAEFASQAELAPPFQYELAGRPEVFSVPYSLPAATGPEADSTTQFEELPKVEASKSETSFWSSESSAFDKASLYEVFPGPPEPPEPPEPPEPAHLALSAPGMESAGKFFPPEYLGPDTGPWPEDGDLREEEVLHMLPGLHDPFAEVEAKLARLSSSRARTDWPQPAPPEVPSQLPSPTDLSEPSDTSSGIEVADDLAPRAGADLALDMAAKVMSAAEPGAWVEAEPQVAVAAPASVRRASAGVEVAVLTDDLPPIVDQQQVLARLQLLEQQVVGGEQAKNKALKEKHRGRKRYADERRQQLVAALQSSEEDGGEWVLLHVYDSIQEEVRAKSKLLEKMQRKLRAAEVEIKDLQSEFELEKIDYLATIRRQERDSMFFRQLLEQVQPLIRRDCNYSNLERIRRESSWDEDNGFWKIPEPVILRTSLPVVPTGPQNKAARKTSAADSGEADTEEDRYREMLSRSDSENIASNYFRSKRASQILSTDPRKSLTHHNSPPGLSSPLGNSSALPPAQVPEMPQPRPFRLESLDIPFAKAKRKKSKSSFGTEPL from the exons ATGGCCTCGGAGGCGGTGAAGGTGGTGGTGCGCTGCCGCCCGATGAATCAGCGCGAGCGGGAGCTCAGCTGCCAGCCCGTGGTGACGATGGACTGCGCGCGCGGCCAGTGCTTCATCCAGAACCCGGGCGCCGCCGCCGAGCCCCCCAAGCAGTTCACCTTCGACGGCGCCTACCACACGGACCACGTCACCGAGCAGATCTACAACGAGATCGCCTACCCGCTGGTGGAG GGCGTCACGGAGGGCTACAACGGCACCATCTTCGCCTACGGCCAGACGGGCAGCGGGAAGTCGTTCACCATGCAGGGCCTGCCGGAGCCGCCCTCCCAGAGAGGCATCATCCCCAGGGCGTTTGAACACGTGTTTGAGAGTGTGCAG TGTGCGGAGAACACCAAGTTCCTGGTCCGGGCCTCCTACCTGGAAATCTACAATGAGGACGTCCGTGATCTGCTGGGGGCCAACACCAAGCAGAAGCTGGAG CTGAAGGAGCACCCGGAGAAGGGCGTGTACGTGAAGGGGCTGTCCATGCACACGGTGCACAGCGTGGCCCAGTGCGAGCGCGTCATGGAGACAGGCTGGAAGAACCGCTCGGTGGGCTACACCCTCATGAACAAGGACTCCTCACGCTCGCACTCCATCTTCACCATCAGCATTGAGATCTACGCCGTGG ACGAGCGGGGCAAGGACCACCTCCGGGCGGGCAAGCTGAACCTGGTGGACCTGGCAGGCAGCGAGCGGCAGTCCAAGACAGGCGCCACGGGGGAGCGGCTCAAGGAGGCCACCAAGATCAACCTGTCGCTGTCGGCGCTGGGCAACGTCATCTCGGCGCTGGTGGACGGCCGCTGCAGGCACATTCCCTACCGCGATTCGAAGCTCACCCGGCTGCTGCAGGACTCTCTGGGCGGCAACACCAAGACACTGATGGTGGCCTGCCTGTCGCCCGCCGACAACAATTACGATGAGTCCCTGAGCACACTGCGCTACGCCAACCGGGCCAAGAACATCAAGAACAAGCCGCGCATCAATGAGGACCCCAAGGACGCGCTCCTCCGCGAGTACCAGGAGGAGATCAAGAGACTGAAGGCCATCCTGGCCCAGCAGATGGGCCCCGCGGGCCAGCCAG ccctgctgtccAGCCAGGAGCCCCTAAACCCTGTGCAGGGCGGGGAGAAGCTGCTGCCCCCACCTGTGACCCAGCGTGACGTGGAGGCCGAGAAGCAGCTGATCCGGGAG GAGTATGAGCAGCGCCTGGCCCAGCTGAAGGCCGACTATGAGGCGGAGCAGGAGTCCCGGGCCCGGCTGGAGGAGGACATCACGGCCATGCGCAACTCGTACGACATGAAGCTGTCCACGCTGGAGGAGAACCTGTGGAAGGAGACAG AGGCCGTGTTCAAAGCAGACGTCCTCTACAAGGCGGAAGTCATGTGCAGGGCGGAGTTCGCCAGCCAGGCCGAGTTGGCGCCCCCTTTCCAGTACGAGCTGGCGGGGAGGCCCGAGGTGTTCTCGGTGCCCTACTCGCTGCCCGCCGCCACCGGCCCCGAGGCGGACAGCACCACCCAGTTCGAGGAGCTGCCCAAGGTGGAGGCTTCCAAGTCTGAGACGTCCTTCTGGTCCAGCGAGTCATCTGCCTTCGACAAGGCCTCCCTGTACGAGGTCTTCCCCGGGCCCCCCGAGCCCCCTGAGCCCCCCGAGCCCCCCGAGCCCGCCCACTTGGCGCTGTCTGCGCCTGGGATGGAGTCCGCGGGCAAGTTCTTCCCTCCCGAGTACCTGGGGCCGGACACTGGGCCCTGGCCCGAGGACGGCGACCTCCGGGAAGAGGAGGTCCTGCACATGCTGCCCGGCCTGCACGACCCGTTCGCTGAGGTGGAAGCCAAGCTGGCCCGGCTCTCCTCGTCCAGGGCCAGGACAGACTGGCCCCAGCCCGCCCCGCCGGAGGTCCCGTCGCAG ctcCCGTCTCCCACAGACCTGTCAGAGCCCAGTGACACCAGCTCAGGCATCGAGGTGGCTGATGACCTTGCTCCCAGGGCC GGGGCTGACCTGGCCCTGGACATGGCCGCCAAGGTGATGTCAGCAGCAGAGCCTGGAGCGTGGGTGGAGGCTGAGCCCCAGGTGGCTGTGGCGGCCCCAGCGAGCGTGAGGAGGGCGAGTGCGGGTGTGGAGGTGGCCGTGCTGACCGACGACCTGCCACCCATCGTGGACCAGCAACAGGTGCTCGCCCG gctgcagctgctggagcagcaggtggtgggcgGGGAGCAggccaagaacaaggccctgaaGGAGAAGCACAGGGGGCGGAAGCGCTACGCGGACGAGCGCCGGCAGCAGCTGGTGGCGGCGCTGCAGAGCTCGGAGGAGGACGGCGGGGAGTGGGTGCTGCTGCACGTCTACGACTCCATCCAGGAGGAAGTGAGGGCCAAGAGCAAGCTGCTGgagaagatgcagagaaag CTTCGGGCGGCGGAGGTGGAGATCAAAGACCTGCAGTCGGAGTTCGAGCTGGAGAAGATCGACTACTTGGCCACCATCCGGCGGCAGGAGCGCGACTCCATGTTCTTCCGGCAGCtgctggagcaggtgcagcccctcaTCCGCCGGGATTGCAACTACAGCAACCTGGAGCGGATCCGGCGCGAGTCCTCCTGGGACGAGGACAACGGCTTCTGGAAGATCCCGGAGCCCGTCATCCTGAGAACCAGCCTCCCAGTAG TCCCCACTGGGCCCCAGAACAAAGCAGCCCGCAAAACATCCGCAGCAGACAGCGGCGAAGCAGACACG GAAGAAGACCGCTACAGGGAGATGCTCAGTCGGAGTGACAGTGAAAATATCGCCAGCAACTACTTCCGGTCCAAGCGGGCCAGCCAGATCCTCAGCACGGATCCCAGGAAGAGCCTCA CGCACCACAACTCGCCACCGGGCCTCAGCTCCCCCCTGGGCAACAGCTCTGCCCTCCCGCCTGCCCAGGTGCCTGAgatgccccagccccggcccttcCGCCTCGAGTCCTTGGACATCCCCTTCGCCAAGGCCAAGCGGAAGAAGAGCAAAAGCAGCTTTGGCACCGAGCCCCTGTGA